The Kitasatospora setae KM-6054 genome contains a region encoding:
- a CDS encoding alanine racemase: MTLTMYVDTGRWRAHQRGLLAEFAGLVPVAKGNGYGFGNGRLAAEATRLGVPMLAVGTAAEAEAVAGGFAGDLLVLTPYRAGEPEADLPADRVVRTVAHAEALAALPAGSRVVVECMTSMRRHGVALGELPRLPVRHLTVEGFALHLPLDRPDGSDPVDEVAALVRAIGEAGLPTGTVYLSHLSAKDGRRLAERFPDTEFRSRIGTRLWLGEVEALTSRASVLDVTPVVRGERYGYRQHKAPSDGHLLVATGGTAHGVGLEAPKYVHGVLPRAKGLARAGLATVNRTLSPYSWQGKQLWFAEPPHMQVSILFLPGELKPPAIGDELSLTVRHTTTHFDRVVER, from the coding sequence ATGACCTTGACGATGTACGTGGACACCGGCCGCTGGCGGGCGCACCAGCGCGGGCTGCTGGCCGAGTTCGCCGGGCTGGTCCCGGTCGCCAAGGGCAACGGCTACGGCTTCGGCAACGGCCGGCTGGCCGCCGAGGCGACCCGGCTGGGCGTCCCGATGCTGGCGGTCGGCACCGCGGCGGAGGCCGAGGCGGTGGCCGGCGGCTTCGCCGGCGACCTGCTGGTGCTGACCCCGTACCGGGCCGGCGAGCCGGAGGCCGACCTGCCCGCGGACCGGGTGGTGCGCACCGTCGCGCACGCCGAGGCGCTGGCCGCGCTGCCCGCGGGCAGCCGGGTGGTGGTCGAGTGCATGACCTCGATGCGCCGGCACGGCGTCGCGCTCGGCGAGCTGCCCCGGCTGCCGGTGCGGCACCTGACCGTCGAGGGCTTCGCGCTGCACCTGCCGCTGGACCGGCCGGACGGCTCCGACCCGGTGGACGAGGTGGCCGCCCTGGTCCGGGCGATCGGCGAGGCCGGGCTGCCCACCGGCACCGTCTACCTCAGCCACCTGTCCGCCAAGGACGGGCGGCGGCTGGCCGAGCGCTTCCCCGACACGGAGTTCCGCTCCCGGATCGGCACCCGGCTGTGGCTCGGCGAGGTGGAGGCGCTGACCTCCCGGGCCAGCGTCCTGGACGTCACCCCGGTGGTCCGCGGCGAGCGCTACGGCTACCGGCAGCACAAGGCCCCCTCCGACGGCCACCTGCTGGTCGCCACCGGCGGCACCGCGCACGGCGTCGGCCTGGAGGCCCCCAAGTACGTGCACGGGGTGCTGCCGCGCGCCAAGGGCCTGGCCCGGGCCGGCCTGGCCACCGTGAACCGGACGCTCTCGCCGTACTCCTGGCAGGGCAAGCAGCTCTGGTTCGCCGAGCCGCCGCACATGCAGGTGTCGATCCTGTTCCTGCCCGGCGAGCTCAAGCCGCCCGCGATCGGCGACGAGCTGTCGCTGACCGTCCGGCACACCACCACCCACTTCGACCGGGTGGTCGAGCGCTAG